A genomic region of Trifolium pratense cultivar HEN17-A07 linkage group LG3, ARS_RC_1.1, whole genome shotgun sequence contains the following coding sequences:
- the LOC123917706 gene encoding pentatricopeptide repeat-containing protein At1g50270, producing MLRFGPLRNAILSLSKNHQTFKQWKQQIQSIIITSSTYSFQDAIFLTKLIQSAPFSQPQTSSLHLLLNTIHTPNTRLFNKLITSFSTTSHPQTPLFCYAKMRQMGVEPDKHTFPLLLKMFSKSGVVHDPFMVYAQILKFGFDFDCFVGNALISAFGYCGFMKSACRVFDESPEKDIVAWTSLINGYVRNELAGEALKCFVEMRLKGALIDGVTVASVLRAAAMVGDVCFGKCVHGFYVETGRVVLDGSVYCALVDMYFKCGHCEDACKVFDEMAYRDVVSWTVLVAGFVQCNKYQDALCVFQSMLLDDVMPNEFTLTSVLSACAHAGALDQGRLVHRYIQCNKVNLNAVLGTALVDMYAKCGCINEALRVFENLQVKNVHTWTAMINGLAVHGDALGAMNVFSRMLEGGIQPNEVTFLGVLGACSHGGFVDEGKRVFELMRHTYHLKPNMEHYGCMVDLLGRAGYLEDAKQIIDNMPMKPSPGILVALLGACVSHKDFVMGKHIGNILINLQPDHNTGYALLANLYSMCQNWEAAAQVRKLMKGMQVEKTPGYSWIEVAGSIHEFKAFDHSHSELFGVYLILENLRLQLKLVNQAQWNEGFDLASMTDVG from the coding sequence ATGCTACGTTTTGGTCCATTGCGCAATGCAATTCTTTCTCTTTCAAAGAACCACCAAACCTTCAAACAATGGAAACAACAAATTCAATCCATCATAATCACTTCTTCTACCTATTCATTCCAAGACGCCATTTTCCTCACCAAACTCATCCAATCCGCACCCTTCTCTCAACCACAAACTTCCTCTCTTCATCTTCTCCTCAACACCATTCACACTCCCAACACTCGTCTCTTCAATAAACTCATCACATCTTTCTCTACCACCTCCCACCCTCAAACACCACTTTTCTGTTATGCAAAAATGCGACAAATGGGTGTTGAACCGGATAAACACACTTTCCCTTTACTTCTTAAGATGTTTTCAAAGTCTGGTGTCGTTCATGACCCTTTTATGGTTTATgctcaaattttgaaatttggttttgattttgattgttttgtTGGTAATGCTTTGATTTCGGCTTTTGGGTATTGTGGGTTTATGAAAAGTGCGTGCCGGGTGTTTGATGAAAGTCCTGAAAAGGATATTGTTGCTTGGACTTCTTTGATTAATGGGTATGTTAGAAATGAACTTGCTGGTGAGGCACTTAAGTGTTTTGTGGAGATGAGATTGAAGGGTGCATTGATTGATGGTGTTACTGTTGCTAGTGTTTTACGTGCTGCTGCGATGGTGGGTGATGTTTGTTTTGGAAAGTGTGTTCATGGGTTTTATGTGGAAACTGGGAGAGTGGTTTTGGATGGTTCTGTTTATTGTGCTCTTGTGGATATGTACTTCAAGTGTGGTCATTGTGAAGATGCTTGCAAAGTGTTTGATGAAATGGCTTACAGAGATGTGGTTTCTTGGACTGTGCTTGTGGCTGGTTTTGTGCAATGTAACAAGTACCAAGATGCACTTTGTGTCTTCCAGAGTATGTTGTTAGATGATGTTATGCCAAATGAATTTACACTGACTAGTGTTCTTAGTGCCTGTGCTCACGCAGGGGCATTGGACCAAGGAAGGTTGGTGCATCGATACATACAGTGTAACAAGGTTAATCTGAATGCAGTGCTAGGGACGGCATTGGTAGATATGTATGCAAAATGTGGGTGCATCAATGAAGCTTTAAGGGTATTTGAAAACTTGCAAGTCAAAAATGTGCATACTTGGACGGCAATGATTAATGGGTTGGCTGTGCACGGGGACGCCTTAGGAGCAATGAATGTCTTTTCACGCATGTTGGAAGGTGGTATTCAACCTAATGAAGTCACCTTCCTCGGTGTCCTTGGTGCATGTTCTCATGGAGGTTTTGTAGATGAGGGGAAAAGGGTATTTGAATTGATGAGACATACTTATCATTTGAAGCCAAACATGGAACATTATGGATGTATGGTTGATCTCCTTGGTCGAGCAGGATATTTGGAAGatgcaaaacaaattattgaTAATATGCCAATGAAGCCTAGCCCTGGTATCTTGGTAGCTTTATTAGGTGCCTGCGTGAGCCACAAAGATTTCGTAATGGGTAAACATATAGGGAACATTTTGATTAATCTACAGCCAGACCACAACACTGGATATGCACTCCTGGCAAATTTGTATTCAATGTGTCAAAACTGGGAAGCAGCAGCTCAGGTCAGGAAGCTCATGAAAGGAATGCAGGTTGAAAAGACTCCAGGATATAGTTGGATAGAAGTGGCCGGCTCAATTCATGAGTTTAAAGCATTTGATCATTCACATAGCGAATTATTTggtgtttatttgattttggagAATTTAAGATTGCAACTGAAACTGGTCAATCAAGCTCAATGGAACGAAGGCTTTGACCTTGCATCCATGACTGATGTGGGTTGA